One genomic segment of Protaetiibacter intestinalis includes these proteins:
- the ligD gene encoding non-homologous end-joining DNA ligase, producing MRDAAKTPEPMGGADAASRAAEPMFVIQEHHATRLHHDFRLEHDGVLVSWALPKGLPTDPGVNHLAVQTEDHPLEYGSFEGTIPRGAYGAGTVTIWDTGTYDLEKWRDGQEIIVTIHGRNHGDHRLALIRTGGDDAKPQWLIHLMKDQTPHPEHAGDEPYRRPPSTSPGRGLRRGKTVVGSRKQVAGVVHPMLATAAEPAELRGKTGWRFEMKWDGFRAIARISGDEVTLTSRNGLDLTPTFPELAVLADAVRGDAVLDGEIVAPDEHGVPRFARIQQRAGLTNPRDVDRARRVVGVEYYVFDMLEEGGRSLTALPYTERRARLEELVRGNALVRVPPAAGDGLDDALATSRELGLEGVMAKRADSPYREGRRSRDWLKLKHTRAQEVVVAGWRTGNGARADTIGSLLVGIPDAAGRLRYAGRVGSGFRDRELTRVRERLDALAIHAPALDGVPAEDARDAHWVTPALVGEVEYGESTPDGRLRHPVWRGWRFDKSPAEVRWERTPG from the coding sequence ATGCGCGACGCCGCGAAGACGCCCGAGCCGATGGGCGGCGCGGATGCGGCGAGCCGGGCCGCCGAGCCGATGTTCGTCATCCAGGAGCACCACGCCACCCGCCTGCACCACGACTTCCGGCTCGAGCACGACGGCGTGCTCGTGTCGTGGGCGCTGCCGAAGGGCCTCCCCACCGATCCGGGCGTCAACCACCTCGCGGTGCAGACGGAGGACCACCCGCTCGAGTACGGCTCCTTCGAGGGCACCATCCCGCGGGGCGCGTACGGTGCGGGCACCGTCACGATCTGGGACACCGGCACGTACGACCTCGAGAAGTGGCGGGACGGGCAGGAGATCATCGTCACCATCCACGGCCGGAACCACGGCGACCACCGGCTCGCCCTCATCCGCACGGGCGGGGACGACGCCAAGCCGCAGTGGCTCATCCACCTCATGAAGGATCAGACACCGCACCCGGAGCATGCCGGCGACGAGCCGTACCGCAGGCCGCCCTCGACGTCGCCCGGCCGGGGCCTCCGCCGCGGCAAGACCGTCGTCGGCTCGCGCAAGCAGGTCGCGGGCGTCGTGCACCCCATGCTCGCGACCGCCGCCGAGCCCGCCGAGCTGCGGGGGAAGACCGGATGGCGCTTCGAGATGAAGTGGGACGGCTTCCGGGCGATCGCCCGCATCTCGGGCGACGAGGTGACGCTCACCTCCCGCAACGGCCTCGACCTCACCCCCACCTTCCCCGAGCTCGCGGTGCTCGCGGATGCCGTGCGCGGCGACGCCGTGCTCGACGGCGAGATCGTCGCCCCGGATGAGCACGGGGTGCCCCGCTTCGCCCGCATCCAGCAGCGTGCGGGACTCACCAATCCCCGGGACGTGGACCGCGCCCGACGCGTCGTGGGAGTCGAGTACTACGTCTTCGACATGCTGGAGGAGGGCGGTCGATCGCTCACCGCACTCCCCTACACCGAGCGGCGCGCGCGGCTCGAGGAACTCGTCCGCGGCAACGCGCTCGTGCGGGTGCCGCCCGCGGCGGGCGACGGGCTGGACGACGCCCTCGCCACGAGTCGCGAGCTCGGGCTCGAGGGGGTGATGGCGAAGCGCGCCGACTCGCCCTACCGGGAGGGCCGACGCAGCCGCGACTGGCTCAAGCTCAAGCACACCCGCGCCCAGGAGGTCGTCGTCGCGGGCTGGCGCACCGGCAACGGGGCGCGCGCCGACACGATCGGCTCGCTGCTCGTCGGCATCCCGGATGCCGCGGGACGCCTCCGCTACGCCGGCCGGGTCGGCAGCGGCTTCCGCGACCGCGAGCTCACGCGGGTGCGCGAGCGGCTCGACGCCCTCGCGATCCACGCCCCCGCGCTCGACGGCGTGCCCGCCGAGGACGCGCGCGACGCCCACTGGGTGACGCCCGCGCTCGTCGGCGAAGTCGAGTACGGCGAGTCGACCCCCGACGGCCGCCTGCGGCATCCCGTCTGGCGCGGCTGGCGCTTCGACAAGTCCCCCGCCGAGGTGCGCTGGGAGCGCACCCCGGGGTGA
- the ligD gene encoding non-homologous end-joining DNA ligase, translating into MTPPRDPSAEQYVSVGGHRLRLTSLDKVMYPETGTTKAEVIDYYTRVAEFLIPHAKDRPATRKRWVSGVGTADKPGQVFFEKNLPDSAPAWIARREIQHADHVNSYPLVDDLATLVWIAQQNALELHVPQWRFGPRGARRNPDRMVLDLDPGEGAGLPECVEVAKLVREILTDIGLDPMPVTSGSKGIHLYAALDGSRSSDQISAIAHELARALEADHPELVVSDMKKAIRGGKVLLDWSQNNGSKTTIVPYSLRGRLRPTVAAPRTWRELSSPTLRQLEFGEVLERLRKKGDPLAELSASHPPGR; encoded by the coding sequence ATGACGCCCCCGCGCGATCCGTCCGCCGAGCAGTACGTGAGCGTCGGCGGTCACCGGCTGCGGCTCACGAGCCTCGACAAGGTCATGTACCCGGAGACGGGCACGACGAAGGCCGAGGTGATCGACTACTACACGCGCGTGGCCGAGTTCCTCATCCCGCACGCGAAGGACCGCCCCGCGACCCGCAAACGGTGGGTCTCGGGCGTCGGCACCGCCGACAAACCCGGGCAGGTGTTCTTCGAGAAGAACCTGCCGGATTCGGCGCCCGCCTGGATCGCACGCCGCGAGATCCAGCACGCCGACCACGTCAACAGCTACCCGCTCGTCGACGACCTGGCGACGCTCGTCTGGATCGCCCAGCAGAACGCGCTCGAGCTGCACGTGCCGCAGTGGCGCTTCGGTCCGCGCGGTGCCCGCCGGAACCCCGACCGCATGGTGCTCGACCTCGATCCGGGCGAGGGCGCGGGCCTTCCCGAGTGCGTCGAGGTCGCGAAGCTCGTGCGCGAGATCCTCACCGACATCGGGCTCGACCCGATGCCCGTCACGAGCGGCAGCAAGGGCATCCACCTGTACGCGGCGCTCGACGGCAGCCGCTCGAGCGACCAGATCTCGGCGATCGCGCACGAGCTCGCCCGCGCGCTCGAGGCCGACCACCCGGAGCTCGTCGTGAGCGACATGAAGAAGGCGATCCGCGGCGGCAAGGTGCTGCTCGACTGGAGCCAGAACAACGGCAGCAAGACGACGATCGTGCCGTACTCGCTGCGCGGCAGGCTGCGGCCGACCGTCGCGGCGCCCCGCACCTGGCGCGAGCTCTCCTCGCCGACGCTGCGCCAGCTCGAGTTCGGCGAGGTGCTCGAACGCCTTCGGAAGAAGGGGGATCCGCTCGCCGAACTCTCGGCGAGCCATCCACCTGGGCGCTGA
- the ku gene encoding non-homologous end joining protein Ku — protein MRSIWKGSLSFGLVNVPVKLYSATEDHDVPLHQVHDADGGRIRYKRICELDGETVDYEHIAKAYVDGDQTVILTDDDFAALPVERSRDIDVVEFVPTAQIDPIMFEKSYYLSPDSKSTKAYVLLMRTLEESDRTAIVKFALRQKTRLAALRVRDGVLTMQTLLWDDEVREARFPELDETPKITDAELKMSKQLVESFASDFEPEKFTDDYQEQLRTLVEAKLEQGDALDTEATFGRQAEAGGEVLDLMEALKRSVEKRRGSAPAKKKPAKRSAG, from the coding sequence ATGCGCTCCATCTGGAAGGGCTCGCTCAGCTTCGGGCTCGTCAACGTGCCCGTGAAGCTGTACTCCGCCACCGAGGACCACGATGTGCCACTGCACCAGGTGCACGACGCGGACGGCGGACGCATCCGCTACAAGCGGATCTGCGAGCTCGACGGCGAGACGGTCGACTACGAGCACATCGCGAAGGCGTACGTCGACGGCGACCAGACCGTCATCCTCACTGACGACGACTTCGCGGCGCTGCCCGTCGAGCGCTCGCGCGACATCGACGTCGTCGAGTTCGTGCCGACCGCCCAGATCGACCCGATCATGTTCGAGAAGAGCTACTACCTCTCGCCCGACTCGAAGTCGACGAAGGCCTACGTGCTGCTCATGCGCACACTCGAGGAGTCGGACCGCACCGCGATCGTGAAGTTCGCGCTGCGGCAGAAGACCCGACTGGCGGCACTGCGGGTGCGCGACGGCGTGCTCACGATGCAGACGCTGCTCTGGGACGACGAGGTGCGCGAGGCCCGCTTCCCGGAGCTCGACGAGACCCCGAAGATCACGGACGCGGAGCTGAAGATGTCGAAGCAGCTCGTCGAGAGCTTCGCCTCCGACTTCGAGCCGGAGAAGTTCACCGACGACTACCAGGAGCAGCTGCGCACCCTCGTCGAGGCGAAGCTCGAGCAGGGCGACGCACTCGACACGGAGGCCACCTTCGGTCGGCAGGCGGAGGCCGGGGGAGAGGTGCTCGACCTCATGGAGGCGCTCAAGCGCTCCGTCGAGAAGCGCCGCGGGTCGGCCCCCGCCAAGAAGAAGCCCGCCAAGCGCTCCGCCGGCTGA
- a CDS encoding CPBP family intramembrane glutamic endopeptidase, translated as MQQPVAAWSRRALVPASGVAASALVLFGFQLPGWGHLLLVASVGLAWWLDRELGADLTLIGVGIAIVSATSVEADVAWGAFFRIGTVLALAVAVPFVLDRFLLRRRAITFPWRSREKKTRLEIAYLVAVPLLGWLILPFYFIRSGAYLNWPHITDLSELLRFLVGVIAVGTWDELFFICTCFALLRRHMPVWPANLVQAVIFVSFLWELGYRAWGPLLTFPFALLQGYLFARTRSLGYVLSVHLLFDAIVFLAIVHAHNPGWIPIFVY; from the coding sequence ATGCAGCAGCCCGTCGCCGCCTGGTCGCGACGCGCGCTCGTCCCCGCGTCCGGGGTCGCCGCATCCGCGCTCGTGCTGTTCGGCTTCCAGCTGCCCGGCTGGGGGCACCTGCTGCTCGTCGCGTCCGTCGGCCTCGCGTGGTGGCTCGACCGCGAACTCGGCGCCGATCTGACCCTCATCGGGGTCGGCATCGCGATCGTCTCCGCGACCTCCGTCGAGGCGGACGTCGCCTGGGGCGCATTCTTCCGGATCGGCACGGTGCTCGCGCTCGCCGTCGCGGTGCCGTTCGTGCTCGACCGCTTCCTGCTGCGGCGGCGCGCCATCACCTTCCCGTGGCGCAGTCGCGAGAAGAAGACCCGGCTCGAGATCGCCTACCTGGTCGCGGTGCCGCTGCTCGGCTGGCTCATCCTGCCCTTCTACTTCATCCGCTCGGGCGCGTACCTCAACTGGCCGCACATCACCGACCTCTCCGAGCTGCTGCGCTTCCTCGTCGGCGTCATCGCGGTCGGCACCTGGGACGAGCTGTTCTTCATCTGCACGTGCTTCGCCCTGCTGCGGCGGCATATGCCGGTCTGGCCGGCGAACCTCGTGCAGGCGGTGATCTTCGTGTCGTTCCTGTGGGAGCTCGGCTACCGTGCCTGGGGCCCGCTGCTGACCTTCCCGTTCGCCCTGCTGCAGGGCTACCTCTTCGCCCGCACCCGCTCGCTCGGCTACGTGCTCTCGGTGCACCTGCTGTTCGACGCGATCGTGTTCCTCGCGATCGTGCACGCGCACAACCCCGGCTGGATCCCGATCTTCGTCTACTGA
- a CDS encoding DUF7218 family protein encodes MPGSRNDSLKNPELYEKLRDEGDSKEKAARISNAVAARGGKSVGRKGGKATDLDERTVPQLRSRAKELGITGYSGKTKAQLIDLIRHH; translated from the coding sequence ATGCCCGGATCACGGAACGACTCGCTCAAGAACCCGGAGCTCTACGAGAAGCTGCGGGATGAGGGCGACAGCAAGGAGAAGGCCGCCCGGATCTCGAACGCGGTCGCGGCGCGCGGCGGGAAGTCCGTCGGGCGGAAGGGCGGGAAGGCGACCGACCTCGACGAGCGCACGGTGCCGCAGTTGCGCTCGCGCGCGAAGGAGCTCGGCATCACCGGCTACTCGGGCAAGACCAAGGCGCAGCTGATCGACCTCATCCGCCACCACTAG
- a CDS encoding YihY/virulence factor BrkB family protein, with protein sequence MVRDARRGADPDALPPLMDEELRRALDPGDPGRPTRLPPGSWRLAVRRAWHGFVRHRGVDAAAALTFFTAVAAFPAALAVASAFALASDRERAVEDLVAIARTLLPDDVAESLAAPVGQLLRLENAGVALAIALVLLVWTVSGYATAFGRAVNAVYEVQEGRPFWAFRARMLLVAAALVVLATIAAATLLSTPTAVDDILGERGIAPAVTTVWAVLRWPVLLAVLVLAVALLYTLTPNVRHQRTIWASVGSVFAIAVWAVATGGYALYVSLVGAYGAIYGSIGTLLVALLWGYLGNLALVAGAELDAEFVRLRQLARGIDAAELVRLPVRDTRRNHWIASRHDADVAEARRIRERTDE encoded by the coding sequence ATGGTTCGCGATGCCCGCCGCGGTGCGGATCCGGATGCGCTCCCCCCTCTGATGGACGAGGAGCTGCGGCGTGCCCTCGACCCGGGCGACCCGGGACGCCCGACGCGGCTGCCCCCGGGGAGCTGGCGCCTCGCGGTGCGACGCGCGTGGCACGGCTTCGTGCGCCACCGCGGCGTCGACGCGGCGGCGGCGCTCACCTTCTTCACGGCGGTCGCGGCCTTCCCGGCGGCGCTCGCCGTGGCATCCGCCTTCGCGCTCGCGAGCGACCGCGAACGCGCGGTCGAGGACCTCGTGGCGATCGCGCGCACGCTGCTGCCGGACGACGTGGCCGAGTCGCTCGCGGCGCCGGTCGGGCAGCTGCTGCGCCTCGAGAACGCGGGGGTCGCGCTCGCGATCGCCCTCGTGCTGCTCGTGTGGACGGTCTCCGGCTATGCGACGGCCTTCGGCCGCGCCGTGAACGCCGTCTACGAGGTGCAGGAGGGGCGGCCGTTCTGGGCCTTCCGGGCCCGGATGCTGCTCGTCGCCGCCGCGCTCGTCGTGCTCGCCACGATCGCCGCTGCGACGCTGCTCTCGACGCCGACGGCCGTCGACGACATCCTGGGGGAACGCGGCATCGCGCCCGCCGTGACGACCGTGTGGGCGGTGCTGCGGTGGCCGGTGCTGCTCGCGGTGCTCGTGCTGGCGGTCGCCCTGCTCTACACGCTCACGCCGAACGTGCGCCACCAGCGCACCATCTGGGCGAGCGTCGGCTCGGTCTTCGCGATCGCGGTCTGGGCGGTCGCGACCGGCGGCTACGCGCTCTACGTGAGCCTCGTCGGCGCCTACGGGGCGATCTACGGCTCGATCGGCACCCTCCTCGTCGCCCTGCTGTGGGGCTACCTCGGCAATCTCGCCCTCGTCGCGGGAGCCGAGCTCGACGCCGAGTTCGTGCGGCTGCGGCAGCTCGCGCGCGGCATCGACGCCGCGGAGCTCGTGCGCCTGCCGGTGCGCGACACCCGCCGCAACCACTGGATCGCCAGCCGTCACGACGCCGACGTCGCGGAGGCCCGCCGCATCCGCGAGCGCACCGACGAGTAG
- a CDS encoding DUF6328 family protein — MAADDDALPGDGRDETETERLDRNWNEILQELRVVQTGTQILTGFLLTVAFQQRFDELDHYQVTVYLVLVSLAAIATLLALTPVGMHRALFRRRAKPQIVHVANSILIATLAAVLLTLAGTAMLIFDMVAGHPAGFVAGGVVLAGGVIAWFAMPAAVRIRMRSPL; from the coding sequence ATGGCCGCTGACGACGACGCCCTCCCCGGCGACGGGCGGGACGAGACGGAGACCGAGCGCCTCGACCGCAACTGGAACGAGATCCTGCAGGAGCTGCGCGTCGTGCAGACGGGTACGCAGATCCTCACCGGCTTCCTGCTGACGGTGGCGTTCCAGCAGCGCTTCGACGAGCTCGACCACTACCAGGTCACCGTCTACCTCGTGCTCGTGAGCCTCGCGGCGATCGCGACGCTGCTCGCGCTCACCCCGGTCGGGATGCACCGGGCGCTGTTCCGGCGCCGTGCGAAGCCGCAGATCGTGCACGTGGCGAACAGCATCCTCATCGCGACCCTCGCCGCGGTGCTGCTGACCCTGGCGGGCACCGCGATGCTCATCTTCGACATGGTCGCGGGGCATCCGGCGGGCTTCGTCGCGGGCGGGGTGGTGCTCGCGGGCGGGGTGATCGCATGGTTCGCGATGCCCGCCGCGGTGCGGATCCGGATGCGCTCCCCCCTCTGA
- a CDS encoding DNA-3-methyladenine glycosylase 2, translated as MRADAADAAEFSRRYAAVASRDARFDGQFIVGVHSTGIYCRPSCPAMTPKPGNVSFYRTAAAAHEAGLRACKRCQPDAVPGSPDWNLRDDLAARAMRLVQDGVVDREGVEGLATRLGYSSRHLTRVLTAELGAGPLALARAHRAQTARTLLAATELPVADIAFASGFGSLRQFNETIAEVYRATPTELRALSRRGVGAPTAATGDTGTLTLRLPAREPIDRAGLFDYFARHAIPGLESADGAQLRRPLALPGGPGALEVRVDPAGPGLLCTVRLTRLSDVTAAVARIRRAFDLDADASAIDVALAADPALGPLVAAVPGIRIAGAFDPEEALFRTLLGQQISVPAARTVLGRLVAALGDGGFPSAAVIAERGREVLRGPAGRIDAIVGVAEELAEGRLVLDIGMPAMEFRRALLAQRGIGPWTADFLAMHILGSPDVLPVDDLVIRRSASALGLPGERRTLAAHAEAWSPWRSYAALHLWRAGSPRPASTPR; from the coding sequence ATGCGGGCGGATGCGGCGGATGCGGCGGAGTTCTCGCGGCGGTACGCCGCGGTCGCCTCGCGCGATGCGCGCTTCGACGGGCAGTTCATCGTGGGCGTGCACTCGACGGGCATCTACTGCCGGCCGAGCTGCCCCGCGATGACCCCCAAGCCCGGCAATGTGAGCTTCTACCGCACCGCCGCCGCCGCGCACGAGGCCGGGCTGCGGGCCTGCAAGCGCTGCCAGCCGGACGCCGTGCCCGGCTCCCCCGACTGGAACCTGCGCGACGACCTCGCCGCGCGCGCCATGCGGCTCGTGCAGGACGGCGTCGTCGACCGGGAGGGCGTCGAGGGCCTGGCCACCCGGCTCGGCTACTCGAGCCGGCACCTCACGCGGGTGCTGACGGCCGAACTCGGCGCCGGGCCGCTCGCGCTCGCCCGCGCCCATCGCGCGCAGACGGCGCGCACCCTGCTCGCCGCGACCGAGCTGCCGGTCGCCGACATCGCGTTCGCGTCCGGTTTCGGCAGCCTGCGGCAGTTCAACGAGACCATCGCGGAGGTCTACCGTGCGACCCCCACCGAGCTCCGTGCCCTGAGCCGCCGTGGCGTCGGCGCGCCGACCGCCGCGACCGGCGACACGGGTACCCTCACGCTGCGCCTCCCGGCGCGCGAGCCCATCGACCGCGCCGGGCTGTTCGACTACTTCGCACGCCATGCCATCCCGGGGCTCGAGAGCGCTGACGGCGCCCAGCTCCGCCGCCCGCTGGCCCTTCCGGGCGGCCCCGGTGCGCTCGAGGTGCGCGTCGACCCGGCGGGGCCCGGACTGCTGTGCACCGTGCGCCTCACGCGGCTGTCCGACGTGACGGCCGCGGTCGCGCGCATCCGACGCGCCTTCGATCTGGACGCCGACGCGTCGGCCATCGACGTCGCACTCGCCGCCGACCCCGCGCTCGGGCCGCTCGTCGCGGCGGTGCCGGGCATCCGGATCGCGGGCGCCTTCGACCCCGAGGAGGCGCTGTTCCGCACGCTGCTCGGCCAGCAGATCTCGGTCCCCGCCGCCCGCACCGTGCTCGGCAGGCTCGTCGCCGCGCTCGGCGACGGCGGGTTCCCGTCCGCCGCCGTCATCGCGGAGCGCGGGCGCGAGGTGCTGCGCGGGCCGGCGGGCCGCATCGACGCCATCGTCGGCGTCGCGGAGGAGCTCGCGGAGGGTCGGCTCGTGCTCGACATCGGGATGCCGGCGATGGAGTTCCGTCGGGCGCTCCTCGCCCAGCGCGGCATCGGCCCGTGGACGGCCGACTTCCTCGCGATGCACATCCTGGGATCCCCCGACGTGCTGCCCGTGGACGACCTCGTCATCCGACGTTCGGCCTCCGCCCTCGGCCTCCCCGGCGAGCGACGCACCCTCGCGGCGCACGCCGAGGCGTGGTCCCCCTGGCGCAGCTACGCCGCCCTGCACCTGTGGCGCGCCGGCAGCCCACGCCCCGCGAGCACGCCCCGTTAG
- a CDS encoding FAD-binding oxidoreductase, translating to MLEELRAAVGEALVTDAAALEAARGDKSGQRSAAAPLAIVEAREIGHVQAALRWASAHGVPVVPRGAGTGLAGGALAGAGELVLSTSRLDRILEISAADELAVVEAGVINAELNTALAEHGLWYTPDPASRAISTIGGNLATNAGGLMCVKYGVTRESVLGMKVVLADGRLLELGHRTVKGVTGYDLTALMIGSEGTLGVIVEATVRVRPVERGAVVTVSAAFPDVDAAARAAAAITASGVRPAALELLDTGALDAIGAYLGVGLGGGARLLVQTDGGHADAEAARVLAVVEASGGTAELGDAEEGERLFAIRRAFHPAMERQGSVLIEDVAVPRSALPAMFAAIARIEGRYGIRIPTVAHAGDGNLHPNFVYRPVLRDGREEVPEHIWDAAHELFQECLRLGGTLTGEHGVGLLKRRWLRDELGDDGYGLQRQLKAVFDPQGILNPGKVFS from the coding sequence ATGCTGGAGGAGCTGCGCGCGGCCGTGGGCGAGGCGCTCGTCACGGATGCCGCGGCGCTCGAGGCGGCGCGCGGCGACAAGTCGGGGCAGCGCTCGGCGGCGGCCCCGCTCGCGATCGTCGAGGCGCGGGAGATCGGTCACGTGCAGGCGGCGCTGCGCTGGGCGAGCGCGCACGGGGTGCCCGTCGTGCCGCGCGGCGCGGGCACCGGCCTCGCGGGCGGCGCCCTGGCGGGCGCGGGGGAGCTCGTGCTCTCGACGTCGCGCCTCGACCGCATCCTCGAGATCTCCGCCGCCGACGAGCTCGCGGTCGTCGAGGCGGGTGTCATCAACGCCGAGCTCAACACGGCGCTCGCTGAGCACGGCCTCTGGTACACGCCCGACCCCGCGAGCCGCGCGATCTCGACGATCGGCGGCAACCTCGCCACGAACGCGGGCGGCCTCATGTGCGTCAAGTACGGCGTGACGCGCGAGTCGGTGCTCGGCATGAAGGTCGTGCTCGCCGACGGCCGCCTGCTCGAGCTCGGGCACCGCACCGTCAAGGGTGTCACCGGCTACGACCTGACCGCGCTCATGATCGGCTCGGAGGGCACGCTCGGGGTGATCGTGGAGGCGACCGTGCGGGTGCGCCCGGTCGAGCGCGGCGCCGTCGTGACGGTGAGCGCGGCGTTCCCGGATGTCGACGCCGCCGCGCGCGCGGCCGCGGCGATCACGGCCTCCGGAGTGCGCCCGGCGGCGCTCGAACTGCTCGACACGGGTGCGCTCGACGCGATCGGGGCGTATCTCGGAGTCGGGCTCGGCGGGGGCGCACGCCTGCTCGTGCAGACCGACGGCGGCCATGCGGACGCGGAGGCGGCGCGCGTGCTCGCCGTCGTGGAGGCCTCCGGCGGCACCGCGGAGCTCGGCGACGCCGAGGAGGGCGAGCGGCTGTTCGCGATCCGCCGCGCGTTCCACCCCGCCATGGAACGCCAGGGCAGCGTGCTCATCGAGGACGTCGCCGTGCCGCGCAGCGCCCTGCCCGCCATGTTCGCGGCGATCGCCCGCATCGAGGGGCGGTACGGCATCCGCATCCCGACCGTCGCGCACGCGGGCGACGGCAACCTGCACCCCAACTTCGTCTACCGGCCCGTCCTGCGCGACGGGCGCGAGGAGGTGCCCGAGCACATCTGGGACGCCGCGCACGAGCTGTTCCAGGAGTGCCTGCGGCTCGGCGGCACGCTCACGGGCGAGCACGGCGTGGGGCTGCTCAAGCGCCGCTGGCTGCGCGACGAGCTCGGCGACGACGGCTACGGGCTGCAGCGGCAGCTCAAGGCGGTGTTCGACCCGCAGGGCATCCTCAACCCCGGCAAGGTGTTCTCCTAG
- a CDS encoding MDR/zinc-dependent alcohol dehydrogenase-like family protein, translating to MTALRTAVPRPTTGVLRLRPTLRGRGFVVGTVDAAGPDTNGFAPRDRVAWRDTGEELGELVLREQRDVLGVPRWISDEQVVSYLGAGLIARALVRTRPFSRGDGVRVVSADPLVAEMTAAWARSLGARIVEAAPDLAIRDDVRVRRTVLTGHGKLAEAAVEVFQAIRRGVFDEVEPIAGASPRVAA from the coding sequence ATGACTGCTCTCCGTACCGCCGTCCCGCGCCCGACCACGGGCGTCCTCCGCCTGCGTCCGACCCTGCGTGGGCGCGGCTTCGTCGTCGGCACCGTGGATGCCGCCGGCCCCGACACGAACGGCTTCGCCCCGCGCGACCGGGTCGCCTGGCGCGACACCGGCGAGGAGCTCGGCGAACTCGTGCTGCGCGAGCAGCGCGACGTGCTGGGCGTGCCGCGCTGGATCAGCGACGAGCAGGTCGTGAGCTACCTCGGCGCCGGCCTCATCGCGCGCGCCCTCGTGCGCACCCGCCCGTTCAGCCGCGGCGACGGCGTGCGCGTCGTCTCCGCCGACCCGCTGGTGGCCGAGATGACGGCCGCCTGGGCGCGTTCGCTCGGTGCGCGCATCGTCGAGGCGGCCCCCGACCTCGCCATCCGCGACGACGTGCGGGTGCGCCGCACGGTGCTCACCGGCCACGGCAAGCTCGCCGAGGCGGCCGTCGAGGTGTTCCAGGCGATCCGCCGCGGGGTGTTCGACGAGGTCGAGCCGATCGCGGGTGCGTCGCCGCGCGTCGCGGCCTAG
- a CDS encoding SDR family NAD(P)-dependent oxidoreductase — MTREHPLAGRVALVTGAAHGQGRAIARALAEDGAAIVALDVGAELAYPAYAQGTTAELETLVAEILEAGGRAIPALADVRDAAAVQRAVDAGVEAFGGIDILINNAGIVAYAELESMSDAEWDAMIGINLTGPFVVARAAVPHLKASGHGVIVNNSSVMGLRGGNRLSHYVASKHGLTGLTKAWAIELAPFGVRVVSIHPTGVDTPMNDGLAAQEGATPQEIAERSAGNLLPGVPWIETSDVAELVRYLVSDRARYVTGAQYTLDAGLLTR; from the coding sequence ATGACGCGGGAGCATCCGCTTGCGGGACGGGTGGCGCTCGTGACGGGCGCGGCGCACGGCCAGGGGCGCGCCATCGCGCGGGCCCTCGCCGAGGACGGCGCGGCGATCGTGGCACTCGACGTGGGCGCCGAGCTCGCCTACCCGGCCTACGCGCAGGGCACGACGGCCGAGCTCGAGACCCTGGTGGCCGAGATCCTCGAGGCGGGCGGACGCGCGATCCCGGCCCTCGCCGACGTGCGGGATGCCGCGGCGGTGCAGCGGGCGGTCGACGCCGGCGTCGAGGCGTTCGGCGGCATCGACATCCTCATCAACAACGCGGGCATCGTCGCCTACGCCGAGCTCGAGTCCATGTCGGATGCGGAATGGGATGCCATGATCGGCATCAATCTGACCGGTCCGTTCGTGGTGGCGCGCGCCGCCGTGCCGCACCTCAAGGCATCCGGGCACGGCGTGATCGTCAACAACTCGAGCGTCATGGGGCTGCGCGGCGGCAACCGGCTCTCGCACTACGTGGCATCGAAGCACGGCCTCACGGGCCTCACGAAGGCGTGGGCGATCGAGCTCGCGCCGTTCGGGGTGCGGGTCGTGTCGATCCACCCGACGGGGGTCGACACCCCCATGAACGACGGTCTCGCAGCTCAGGAGGGCGCGACCCCGCAGGAGATCGCCGAGCGCAGCGCCGGCAACCTGCTGCCGGGCGTCCCGTGGATCGAGACCTCCGACGTCGCCGAGCTCGTGCGCTACCTCGTCTCCGACCGCGCCCGCTACGTGACGGGCGCCCAGTACACCCTCGACGCCGGCCTCCTCACCCGCTGA